In Choloepus didactylus isolate mChoDid1 chromosome 6, mChoDid1.pri, whole genome shotgun sequence, one DNA window encodes the following:
- the LOC119537166 gene encoding olfactory receptor 52E2-like, producing MLDLNFTASANPSTFILMGIPGLEDMHIWISIPFFSMYVVALIANSVILLIIKTETVLHEPMFYFLSMLAITDLILSTSTLPKILGIFWFNFHEINFHACLTQMFFIHAFSGVESGLLVAMALDRYVAICNPLRHSSILTNAVVGQVGIVTLLRGLVLMTPHPFLVRKWPYCRTNVVPHTYCEHMAVVKLACADISINTLYSLAVIILTVRTDVTCIFLSYVLILRTVFSLPSKDARWKTLSTCGSHVCVILTFYIPALFSFLTHRFSRHIPHHTHILLANMYLLVPPMLNPIIYGIRTKQIRECAAQLFMTKIS from the coding sequence ATGCTTGACTTGAACTTCACTGCATCGGCCAATCCCAGCACCTTCATTCTGATGGGCATTCCTGGTCTAGAAGACATGCACATTTGGATATCCATCCCTTTCTTCTCAATGTATGTTGTTGCCCTCATTGCTAACTCAGTCATCCTACTCATCATCAAAACAGAGACTGTTCTCCATGAACCCATGTTCTACTTTCTTTCCATGTTAGCCATCACAGACCTCATCTTGTCAACATCTACCCTCCCCAAGATATTGGGTATCTTCTGGTTCAATTTTCATGAGATCAACTTCCATGCCTGCCTCACTCAGATGTTTTTCATTCATGCTTTCTCTGGGGTGGAGTCAGGGCTTCTTGTGGCCATGGCCCTGGATCGGTATGTGGCAATCTGCAATCCTTTGCGACACTCATCCATTCTTACAAATGCTGTGGTGGGCCAAGTTGGCATAGTGACACTTCTTCGGGGGTTAGTGCTGATGACACCACATCCCTTCCTGGTAAGGAAATGGCCATACTGCCGGACCAATGTTGTACCCCACACATACTGTGAGCATATGGCTGTGGTGAAATTGGCTTGTGCTGATATTTCCATTAATACTCTTTATAGTTTGGCAGTCATTATCTTGACTGTTAGGACTGATGTGACATGTATCTTTCTGTCCTATGTACTGATACTCCGTACTGTGTTCAGTCTCCCTTCTAAAGATGCCAGGTGGAAGACCCTCAGCACTTGTGGATCCCATGTTTGTGTCATCCTCACCTTCTACATCcctgctcttttctctttcctcactcACCGTTTTAGTAGGCATATTCCACACCACACCCACATCCTACTTGCTAACATGTACTTGCTGGTACCCCCTATGCTGAACCCTATCATCTATGGAATAAGGACAAAACAGATCCGAGAATGTGCTGCACAGTTATTCATGACTAAAATCAGCTGA